The Pungitius pungitius chromosome 10, fPunPun2.1, whole genome shotgun sequence DNA window AGATAGGGATGAATAAAATAAGCAAGTAAGAAACCAGCGTGATTTTAAAATGCCTCCTGCTGCCAATTGGATCACTGCAACTTATCGTTGAATCGGCTTGTTTCATTTTTGCCTccttctctgcttctcctcatttaaaataaaggaaGTGCAACTTTAATGGAGTAAGTCTTGTGCATCATTCTTTACATCAATGGGATGTCTGGTGTTGCTTTCAGGTGGAACATATACAGTATGGGTACTGAATTTCTGTCTGACAAGAGTTTACCCTTTATGTTAAAATCTGCAGTGTAAACATATATAATTGTTTTACCTTACCTACTGCACTAAACTTTATTCAAAGAGTCCAAACTAATTACATTAAACacgatacattttattttcatcatatTCTTATTcctatttttaaattgtatttaattcAACAAGACCTTAAATAACTTGTTTCCGTAATACATTGCTATGAAGAGAATACAAAAAACATGGAGTAAAATGTTATTCTTAGTTAGTTTATGTGATGAATATATGCAATCCAGATCAAACATGCAATAGGTAGCGAACTCTTTAAGACTAAAACCAGTTAAATAAACTACTAGAGTGCATTCATAAAGAAAGTAGCATAATTGCTTATCATAGTCATGTTCCGGCTGAATTGAAACCGTCGCGTGTTGCCAGGGTGATGGGGGGCTTTTAAGTGTGCACAAGTTGCAGCATACGCGTACACGCGCgcagacgcacgcacgcacaggctGTTGTAGCTAGCTGGTTAGCGCCGCAGCGTAAAAACCTGACTTTGTATTATATCCAGTGGCACAAAAAATGAGCGATAACGGCAAAGCTTACGGCGAGCGGGTACGTATGTGAAGGCTTTATACTGTTTTAATCGAGCTAGCGGCATTATTCCGTAATAAACCAATTAAAAGGTGGCATTACCGTTACGTTAACAGTCTTCACATTGTGCTTAGCTGCTAACCTTAGCTAGCTATCTCAACTCTCCGGCGTTATAcggatttttctttattttatcgAACACAATCCTGTTCATCATACTTTATTCATTAATGGTCGATGTCTCGACCAGGGCAAGCCACGCTAACGTTACGGTAACGTCGCTAATTATTCCTTAGCTCAGCTAGCTGGCGCTCGGTCAACGACTAGGCCGCAGGCGCGTGCCGTTAACGAGCCAAACCCACTGGTTCTATGAACCGCGGGGTGAATGCTCATGGATACAAATCATTTGAAACATCATAGTCGACATTGGCCGACATAACGTTGGTAAATGACGGTTATGTAAGCGGTCAGGCGTATGAGCTATATGTTCACGTGTAGGTATAGTGGATGGCTAGCGTTGATTTTACGGTAACGTCGAGGAATACCGTTTTATGTCGCTGTAGTTTCTCGACCATTTGAAACAAACGACCTCAAGATGTCTTCCTATTTGTTTGTGTCCCCTCACACGTTCAGCCCTCGTGTTCACGTTACGTTGCAATTGTCTTACTCCCCCAAGTCAATGTTTTAGTAAAAGTAAATGCTCATTACAAGGTCACAATGTGTAAATATTTTGCCACCACGTTTGACCGGAGCGGAGTCTCTTATATAAAATATCTGTATACTCTGTTACTATCGAGATGTTGTGTCTGTGCTGATGTTGAAGAGAAGGATCTTGAGGTCGTTAAGGCTCACTTCAGTCGGTTTATTTAGTTCAGTAGGTATTTTACACATTAAGTGGTTTGATTTACACTTGGGTGCCCGAGAGGCCTTCTAACTTACTTTATCTGTACAGGTTTCATTGAAAATGGCACACAGTATATTTATTGCAAAATTACTCAAGTAAGAAAATAATGAAGTAATCCTATTTAATATTATTCTACAGGACAGTGTGGGTTCTGTTTCCCCGTaattgacaaaaaacacacaacaaagatgCCTCTTAAAGGTTCTAAATGAAAGTAGCATGTCAGCAAATATATAACCACTGAATGTGAAATATTTATTGATCTTTAAATTCAAATATTGTATTGTGGTGTCTTaaacatgttcatgcatgtcatgagatataataaaataaaagttgaatGAGGGTGCTATTTTAATTGTAGTCATATATtcttcatccttttctttttcataaagGTTAAGAAGAAAGTGCGGAAGAAGTCCACTTAATTTTCAATAATATGAACCTCAGATGTGTGAAGCTGAATTGTTGCATGCTAAAACATGACGAGGGAAGAAGTTTGGGCAGTGTGTGAGATGGGGGAAGTAAGAAGAAGTAAAACAATTGAAGAAAGAAGAATAATGTGAAGTAATGAAGTTACAGAAATGAAGTTGGTAATCTGGATAAGGCCGCAGCGCTAAGTAATTTTCTGGTCTGTTTGTCAAATGCGTGCATGTTCTTGTTATGAATACAACAAACAGTTTAAATAATTGCCATTTTTACACCACTGACAAATTCCTGTTATTTCATCATGTTGCCAATATAATTATATTGATTAATGTAATCCTGTTATCATATATGgcaacaaaatataatttaccTTTTATTCCTAATCCACTATCTATTTTCTCAACATTTCACAGGATAGTCTTAATTACTACATAGAATTATTTTGGCAAAATTCTCATTTTGTCCTCTTGTTGATGCTGATaagttgtgttggtgtgtgtggttCGTTCAGGAGTCTCGCTCCGCATCCAGGAGTGtgagtccccgggcctcggggAAGTCGGCAAGCCGCTCCCCAGCCCGGTCACCTGCCCGTTCAAAGGAAGGCTCCCGCCACTCCCCCTCTAAATCTCGATCAGGGTCCAGGTCCAAATCGGGGtgagactttttttgttttttttgttacccACATGAATCTTTAacgccaatgtgtgtgtgtgtgcgtggatcgACAGAGATATATGCATGTGTATCTGTCTTGTGGAGCACCTGTAGAGAAATTAAATATGAAGAACCACATATTTAGAATGAATGTTGGACTTGATTCTTTGCATAGATCTCACTCTCATCGTGGCTCACGGAGGCACTACAGCAGATCGCGCTCCCGCTCAAGGTCCTATCGCCGCCGATCTCACAGTAGGTCCTACAGTGGAGAGCGCCGGCGCAGGAGTCACAGTCGCTCACCGATGTCCAACCGCCGCAGGCACATCGGCAATCGCGTAAGTGTGGAAGTCTGCTCTGCGCTACAGGCCATGACTATATTGATCTTGGATCTTAAAACACTTCCATGACGTAAAGATAGAaaatcaactacattttaaatctttatttttttatattgcaGGCTAACCCAGACCCAAACGGCTGCGTGGGAGTTTTTGGCCTCAGCTTGTACACCACAGAGAGGGATCTGAGGGATGTTTTCTCTAAATACGGCCCTCTGGCGGATGTTTCCATTGTGTATGACCAGCAGTCAAGGCGCTCCAGGGGCTTTGCTTTTGTCTACTTCGAGAACAACGGTGACGCTAAAGAGGTACAAGAACCCCCAAGTCTCCTATCAGATCTACTGCTGGAACATTTCTGGGTctaaagaggtcatttgttcaCTGGCAGGCAAAGGACCGAGCCAATGGTATGGAGCTGGATGGCCGTAGGATTCGGGTGGACTTCTCCATTACAAAAAGACCTCACACCCCGACGCCTGGAATCTACATGGGTCGGCCCACATAGTAaggcttctttttgtttgtgtcaattTAGATTTTGATGTAAAAATTATTGCTTGTATTTTTATGCTTTCTATATTTTCttatatattttcaaagatAGCCCATTCAGTATTTACAGaaatatgaagaatattgtaaaaGTAACACCACATTATGTGAAACAAAGAGATTTATTAATGTATGACACAAAAAAGTTTATCAATTAGTgttaaaggataaataaaatGGACCACTGACCAGTGAAATCTAAATATACACCGTTTTGATGGAGCCGCTGATTTGTTCTGCCTATAATTCCATAACGATGCACCAACCAAATATTTATAAATGCTAGGAGccaatatacttttatttattgaatcaatccagctgtgtttattttaaattgccTCAACTGAAGTGACACATTTAGCAGGATATATTCTGTTGTGTTGTATCTAGGGCTGTCCCGATATCAAATTTGTGTTGTGTGGTTATTGCACCAACATTATATGCGAGATTATTGCAATATTCAGACCATTTTATGTCACTGATAAAAGaatgacaatataatagcaTAGTAATACTATAATAAGTATGctctttcaaaaaacaaaactatttattCGTCAGAATAGTTGGAAATTAGAATTGGTATGTGAAAACAgataacttaaataaaacaaaagatctAGTACCGAACTTGGTGCGACGCGGCCGGGTTCGGGAAAATGTGTCTAGTGGTAAAGCACGCCGCAACAGCCGGGGAGGTTTGACCTGGGGGCTTCGCCCTCCGGCAGggcctaagccccgcctccaacAAAGAAAGCAGACAAGAGGGAAGCGCaatcaattaaaatgttgttaacgttcatttatatgtaaaatgaatattgcACTCCCTTTCCTATGTTGTGCGATAAGTCAATATATTGCATGCCACGACACGCTGAGCTGTGTCAATGTTTTGGTCAGAGGAGagtaaaaatgttaatattgaATGGCTAAATAGAACTGTAAGTGTGCGTAAGCTGGAAAGCTAATCTTTGTATTGTCTTCTGTTTAGTggaggcggtggcggcggcggcggcagcagcagcggcggcggcggcggaggtggTGGCAGCGGCGGCGGTGGAAGTGGACCAAGTGGTCCTCGCCGCAATTCTCGTGACTACGACCGTGGATATGACCGCGGATACGATCGTGGATACGACAGAAGCGGCTATGAGCGCTATGACGACAGGGACCACTACAGATCATACAGGTGACTACCTCAAACTTCTTTAAAGGTCGTCGTTCAGATTAACAATAAGAAatcaaagtctttttttttttttttgttcctcgaaaccccctttttaaaagttcatttttttctattttcagaaGGCGATCTCCGTCCCCATACTACAGAGGGGCATACAGGTCTCGGTCCAGATCGCGGTCGTATTCTCCACGTGAGTCCTTTTTGTAGTATATTGCCCGCTCTTTTATTGAGGCAGTAAACGTATTGCAATGGGTTTGATccctctttttttggtttcacagGTCGCTATTGAACATTGCTGTCAAGCCCCTCCAACTCCCACACAGGAAGTTTTCTGAATGGAATGATTGGTCTAAGAGTAGCTCTACTTAAGGTGATCTCCATACTTCTGTTGTCTAAGGTAAATGACGAGTCAACGTATGCTGGGATCAGTTTTAAAGCCGTGTCATTTGTCATGACTAAGTTGTCCCCTGgtgtcttttcattttaaatgtatcgGCAACAACTgccaataaaaatatattaatgattttattaatgtattttttttgtatgcacGATTGAGTGAGCGTTCATCTTTGAATAGATTAAAAGGAAGCTTTTTTTCACTATGGCTCATGTCCTTTCTTCCAGCTTTTCTACATTTGAACCATTTTTTGCTGTTGtggtacaaacacacaacgctTTTATCCTGGTCCATTGCTTTTGTGCGGATTTCCGCAGCATTTTAGTTCTCAACTTCACTGATAAAATTCCCTAAACCTCCTCTAGCGCCCGTGATTGGGCGACACCCGTCCTCAAATGCTGGCCTCGTTTTGATGTCAGCTACACACCTGTAAGGTTTTACGACGGTCGTGCTGTCAGTGTTGGCGAGATATGTCCTCAGGTGGAAAGAAATAAGGCACTTGGCAAAGTAATCCAAACTGCTTCAGGGGTTGTTTCCGCCTCCAGAGCCACGACACTTTGTTTCTGTCGCTGCTGGTAACCATTTTAACTTTAGCGTATTTATATGGCCCCCAGTTGATCTAATTAGACGACTAAAAATTCCCTGAGCCTGTTTCCATGTCTTTGAATCGTTGCCAAAATGTGCGATTCACTCACTAATTTAGTCACTTTTTGactttaaattttttttaaagtacgaGATGATCTAGAAGTCAATTCTGCTGAACCAGGTTAATTTCCCCAAAGTGTTAGTTACCTGAAGCTGGATCTGCCATATGTCACCTGCTCACACCTTCCCCTACTGGTCACATGGGAGAACATGAGAAACTGCATGAGTGGTTGATGTGCCTATTTGAATGAATCCTGTTCACAAAGTTAAATGATTTAAAGGAATGCAGATCTCTTTAGTTTCAATTGAACATTTAGAAATATTCTGAAATTTTGCCCTCCATCCTGCTACAATagaggtgatttttttttttttttgtccccacaTCCCTCACCGCAAACTAACCAGCTAATGCTGATAccttttaacaattgtattgtTAATGCTATCGTGTAGTACAGGCACTGAATTGCTACAATTAAccatttgtttgtaatttatgAGGATACAAAGGTTTCCTGTACGTTTTGTGTGTAAATTTCCTCCCAAAATACAGGCACGGAAATAAATCTACTACAGGAAGATACCAGTTAATCTCACTTTTGTGAACCGTTCCTGTGTGCAATACTTGACTAAACTAAGTAAATAGCTACTTTACAAATTGTATTGCCCAACAAAGGATTGGACCTTTGAGACAGTTATTGATAGAAATGTGTAAACTGTGATTGCACCATGTTTTATTCCACATGGGATACCATGGTACAGTCAGAAACATTTGAGGAAGATGTAAACTGACATTCATTCCATATCAATCctagtttgctttttttttaaacttttgattgTTATTTTATCTTATCCACCCTCTCTTTGAATCTAGacaacatgtgtgtttgttttggtcagCTGGTCGCTGTGTGTTATCAAATGTCAGATCTTCAATCCTGCTTAATTGTTCTCTGGGAAGCGGGaatcatgttttctgtttgcagGAAGAATTGTAAGTGCTTTGTGTTCATTCACTTAGAAAAGAAAGTTCCTGGTAAATGCTATGAAAATGTTGACGCAACCGGCACGTAGGTTAAAGGTAAATGCCATACTGAGATATTTTTTAACTTACAAAACGtatattgcaacaaaaaaaatatgcagGCATTCTAAGTGCACTTTAGAAAATGATCAGGTATTTTATTTAGACTGAGCTGACGACAGAGAGGCCCCGCTACAACACGGTTAGCGTGTCATCAGGAAAGTAACTAAAGATCTGTTTTGTAAATAGGCCACAGCTTGAACATTCCTCTGTTCACACACTAAACGTAAACACAGCGAGGAGcggtcactgctgctgctggcactctctctctctctctctctctctctggatggGTGGCAGTAATGCTTCCAGGCACAGGCCACTCACACGTAGAAACACTCAAGTGCTGTAGGCAAAAGGCTCCTCCCCTTGGTAACTGGTGTAGGTACACATCCATGCATGAGCACTGCAGccggccccctccccccatcaccATTCAGCTCCGCAGCCCTCCCCCTTAcgtttcagcttttattttgaaatccacCTTGTTAAGCGCCGTAGGTGCTTTGTTGCCTTcccaaaagcaaacacacatggacacgcacacaccaccaccaaaaATATTCTTTACCATATCTGTGGCCTGGAGACTGGCCGAGCGACACTGCATAGAGGGCCCCCTCCCCATGAAAAGATCAAACTAAGGGCCAGGAGTCCCCTTGTGTCTCCTTATCAGcatctaaaataaatatttgctgcGTTTTACATGCTACAATTGGATCCATTATCACTATTAACTGGCTAAACACAACACGGAAGTGGCATTACCTTTTAATAACGATGTGTGAGGGTGCAGGTGGTGGCCCCTTATCCGGGGGCCCTCGATAAAGATGCGAAACACTGCTGTTTATGTTGCTGTTATTTCTGCTCGAGGACAGAATGTACAAGACTCTGTTTCAAGGTTTCACTTTCAGTATTGCTTTATAAAGATAACATTAATTGGccgttttatatttaaaaagtgtaGCTAAATCGTAGATAACAAACGTGTTCacagatgtttttattaaaatagaCTCTTACGCAGGCATCGTCGGCGTGATTTCGACTCCCCGCGTGCGCACGTCTCCATAAATCCATATTTCTGTGTGcctcataaataaataaaaggcaaacTGTGGGGATCAGTGACACTGTTTGGGTCGACAAGTACAGCGACAAGGACTTGATTTTCCACACAGTAGCCTTTTTTCTTCACTCCCCCAGCCTGGAGGGACCCGAGGCACGGCCCTTATTATGATTTGATGGAATAAACTCTTCTTTAAGCCCATCCCTTTGCTGAATGTACCCAGGGATCGTCATGCCACTCTCGTACCCCAAATGTAGTGGGCTCCTTTCCACGTCGGAGAATCGGGACTGATCCCACATGCAcctccaaacattttttttcttgtgattttttttaagggagATTTTATTTAGAGGCGGTGCTTGTTGGCTCCAGAGTAGCGTCGTAAcgacacttttttttcccccagtcccTTTTAAAAAGAGTTAGACCGGGGGCAGAGTTGGTACTGGGGGGTCGCCTATAGTTTAGTAATTTCTTGGGGGGGTAATCGCTgcggtttttttttcataccatcagattttatattttatatatatttttattttttttatttttctattcctCTGAAATAtcgcctccctctccctctcaagATCTGATACCCCTTCGAGATTTTTCCATTCAGATCATGAACAAACTATATGTTGGGAATTTAAGTCCTTCGGTTACTGTCGAGGACTTGAAGGAGCTCTTTGGGGAGAGGAAGCTGCCAGTGGCCGACCAGGTCCTACTGAAATCCGGCTATGCTTTTGTGGACTTCCCCGACCAGAACTCGGCCATAAAGGCTATAGAGACTCTTTCTGGTAAGTGAGGATTTGATAAGTGATGCTGCTTGGTGACAGGGGCAAAAGAAAAATTCACTTGGAGTTAAAACTGCAAGATCGGGGACAAAAATCCCCTCAGCTCAGGGTGTCCAAAATGTGAAATAGTAATTATATATTGTGTTAATATTTTCTTGTTGT harbors:
- the tra2b gene encoding transformer-2 protein homolog beta isoform X2 — protein: MSNRRRHIGNRANPDPNGCVGVFGLSLYTTERDLRDVFSKYGPLADVSIVYDQQSRRSRGFAFVYFENNGDAKEAKDRANGMELDGRRIRVDFSITKRPHTPTPGIYMGRPTYGGGGGGGGSSSGGGGGGGGSGGGGSGPSGPRRNSRDYDRGYDRGYDRGYDRSGYERYDDRDHYRSYRRRSPSPYYRGAYRSRSRSRSYSPRRY
- the tra2b gene encoding transformer-2 protein homolog beta isoform X1, which codes for MSDNGKAYGERESRSASRSVSPRASGKSASRSPARSPARSKEGSRHSPSKSRSGSRSKSGSHSHRGSRRHYSRSRSRSRSYRRRSHSRSYSGERRRRSHSRSPMSNRRRHIGNRANPDPNGCVGVFGLSLYTTERDLRDVFSKYGPLADVSIVYDQQSRRSRGFAFVYFENNGDAKEAKDRANGMELDGRRIRVDFSITKRPHTPTPGIYMGRPTYGGGGGGGGSSSGGGGGGGGSGGGGSGPSGPRRNSRDYDRGYDRGYDRGYDRSGYERYDDRDHYRSYRRRSPSPYYRGAYRSRSRSRSYSPRRY